Sequence from the Candidatus Bathyarchaeia archaeon genome:
GGTTCTCAATGTTGAGGCGTAGCCTAATAGCAGGTCCTTATAGTCCTTTATGGTGATTACTTTCGCAGCCTTCTCCATTGCTGATACAGGGTCTGTTCCGGTTGCCAGAACTATACGCTGTATCCGCTTAATCTCATCTCTGAGCTTTGGCAAAAGGTCTGTTCTTCTAAGCCTTAATAGACCAGCGTATGGCGATAAGCCTCCTCTCGCCATTATGCTAATATACATTGATGCATACGGTATCTCAACCTTAATGCTGGATATTCTGTTTGATGCTGAGATCTTCGGCAGCGATAATCCCACGAGTAAGACAACTAGTGGTGGGAGGCTGAATATTACGTATACTATTGGGTTTATTATTACTTGCCCGCTTAATGCGCCAACCAGCCACAGTAGCATGAATAGTGCTCCATAGGAGACTGCTGCCGAAACTATCAGCGCGAACGCTATCATAGATAGATATACGTGTGGGTGTATCTGCATGCACGCCGCTTCCATATCATAGTCTATTCCAGGAGACATCTTGTATAGGGCTCTGCCGAGCCTACCGAAGTATGCATAGCAGAAGTCCTCAAAGCCCATTGAAATCTATCCCCCTACAGATCCTCAGCCTTCCTCAGCAGCCTTTCTATTAGTGGGCCTATGATGACCGATTCTCCGTCCTTTGATGGACCTATGCCAGATTCGTCCTCTTTGGTTTCCGCTATATGCTCGTTCTCTTTAGCCGTGTCATTTGCTTTAGGGTCTGTGTAGGCTAGTAGGTTTAGTGATTGCATTAGTTGTACGAATGTTGCTTCTAGGGTGTTTGGCGACTGTAGTATTATGGCTTCTAGGTTCGGTATCCCTATTCCCCTGCATTGATAGTAGTATCGCATGATTATTTGGGCGACCTCCCTCTGGTCCCTGATGTTTCTTTCGGCCATAGCCTTCAGGAGTCTCTCTCTACGGTCTATTTCCATCAGCAGGTCCTCTTTTGTTACCCCGCGTTTCTCGGCTATTCGCTCTAAAAGTATGCTCTCCTTTAGGTCTGTTTGGAACTTGTCCTTCGCCGGCAGCCAAACTGAGATTTGATTGTATTTCCCGAAGTCAACTACCTCCCATACGTTTCTTATTCTTCTTCCGAATCTCGGTCCGCCAGCGCCGTTTGGCAGGTCTACTCTGGCTATGTATAGGCATACGTTCATTAGTGGTATGTAGACTTCAGCCACGTTCATTGGTGGAGACGTCAGCCTTTTGACTGCGTGGTCTAGGCTGTCGGCGTGCATTGTGCATATTCCGCCGTGTCCTGTTGCTATCGCCTGGAACAGGACGTATGCCTCCTCGCCCCTAACCTCTCCGACTATAATGTAGTCTGGCCTGTATCTGAGGCTGAGCTTGACTAGGTCAAATAGTGATATGGATGTTGTGTCGGCTGTCCCAAACTTGAAGCCCCTTCTACTAACCAGCTGAACCCAGTTCTCATGTGGCGGGTTTAGCTCGGCGACTTCCTCAACTGTTACGAGCTTATCGTTTGGTGATATTAGGCTCGTTAATGCGTTTAGCGTGCTTGTTTTTCCAGCCCCTGTTCCACCTATAATCATT
This genomic interval carries:
- a CDS encoding ATPase, T2SS/T4P/T4SS family, whose protein sequence is MGLFKSEKKEKGEKKGKKGRGGSVSQPPVLIQEFKSEYTVIDEYWVQEPFAKVYIVMAPELGVGYHYFVDEVKLSPAEKEAHEKLVSIISHELQAPETLDVDAAQYVLEEAKRLTLKYRRSIAKKLTKESLEKVYYYVVRDLAGYGELNALMLDPNIEDISCNGVNKPVYVWHRRYESIPTNIRFVEEFYYDNFILKLAHISGKHISSAQPILDASLPDKHRLACTFMREVSTHGSTFCIRKFRPDPFSIIDLINLGTLDARMAAYLWLMLENKMNLMIIGGTGAGKTSTLNALTSLISPNDKLVTVEEVAELNPPHENWVQLVSRRGFKFGTADTTSISLFDLVKLSLRYRPDYIIVGEVRGEEAYVLFQAIATGHGGICTMHADSLDHAVKRLTSPPMNVAEVYIPLMNVCLYIARVDLPNGAGGPRFGRRIRNVWEVVDFGKYNQISVWLPAKDKFQTDLKESILLERIAEKRGVTKEDLLMEIDRRERLLKAMAERNIRDQREVAQIIMRYYYQCRGIGIPNLEAIILQSPNTLEATFVQLMQSLNLLAYTDPKANDTAKENEHIAETKEDESGIGPSKDGESVIIGPLIERLLRKAEDL